In one Sphingomonas hankookensis genomic region, the following are encoded:
- a CDS encoding amidohydrolase: protein MYQRFADIIDAVTAIRHDIHAHPELAFAEHRTAALVAEQLAAVGLRVTTGIGGTGVVGTLTHGRPGPALGLRADMDALPFHEEGSPAYASKTAGVFHGCGHDGHTAILIGAARHLASLPPFDGAIHFIFQPAEEGHAGARAMIEDGLFERFPCDYVYALHNWPDLPAGELQTRPGPIMAAADKFEIAIHGKGGHAAQPHTTPDAVLAAAQLVTQLNTIVARRVPPTRSAVLSVTQMAGGLTHNVIPAEVRLVGTVRTFDAQAQEIVEAAIRSMAEGIGIASDTRVEVTYTRYYPATINDPGAAAIALAAAADAGLSHAEAPDPAFTSEDFSFMLQACPGAYVWLGQARTEGENAALHHPRYDFNDAIIGPGMAWITALAARVVGVVAD, encoded by the coding sequence ATGTATCAGCGTTTTGCCGACATCATCGACGCCGTGACCGCGATCCGGCACGATATTCATGCCCATCCCGAACTGGCCTTTGCCGAGCACCGGACCGCCGCGCTGGTTGCGGAACAGCTGGCCGCCGTCGGGCTGCGGGTTACGACAGGTATCGGCGGGACGGGTGTCGTCGGCACCTTGACGCACGGGCGGCCGGGTCCCGCTCTGGGGCTGCGCGCCGATATGGACGCGCTGCCGTTCCACGAAGAGGGATCGCCGGCCTATGCCAGCAAGACGGCGGGCGTCTTTCACGGCTGCGGCCATGACGGCCATACCGCGATCCTGATCGGCGCGGCGCGGCATCTGGCGTCGCTGCCGCCGTTCGACGGCGCGATCCATTTCATCTTCCAGCCTGCCGAAGAAGGCCATGCCGGCGCGCGGGCGATGATCGAGGACGGGTTGTTCGAGCGTTTTCCGTGCGACTATGTCTATGCGCTGCATAACTGGCCCGACCTGCCGGCGGGCGAGTTGCAGACGCGGCCCGGGCCGATCATGGCGGCGGCCGACAAGTTCGAGATCGCAATCCACGGCAAGGGCGGCCATGCCGCGCAGCCGCACACCACGCCCGACGCGGTGCTGGCGGCCGCGCAGCTGGTGACGCAGCTCAACACCATCGTCGCGCGCCGGGTGCCGCCGACCCGCTCCGCCGTGCTGTCGGTCACGCAGATGGCCGGCGGGCTGACTCACAACGTCATCCCGGCGGAGGTGCGGCTGGTCGGGACGGTCCGCACGTTCGACGCCCAAGCGCAGGAGATCGTCGAGGCAGCGATCCGGTCGATGGCGGAAGGGATCGGCATCGCCAGCGATACGCGAGTCGAGGTGACCTATACCCGTTATTACCCGGCGACGATCAACGATCCGGGTGCTGCCGCGATCGCACTGGCGGCAGCGGCGGATGCCGGCCTGTCCCATGCCGAGGCGCCCGATCCGGCGTTCACGTCGGAGGACTTTTCCTTCATGCTTCAGGCCTGTCCGGGTGCCTATGTCTGGCTGGGGCAGGCACGGACCGAGGGGGAGAATGCCGCGCTCCACCATCCGCGATACGACTTCAACGATGCGATCATCGGCCCGGGCATGGCGTGGATCACGGCGCTGGCGGCGCGGGTGGTGGGCGTCGTCGCCGACTGA
- a CDS encoding carbohydrate porin produces MPKLDDDMRMTWGRVALALLAVALATPAAAQVAAPSVERAPGNVELPEVEARDPLVLQLAYTGDILSSVAGGRRRGTRWINNVSAIASADLDTLAGLPRTNALLHVFYNDGTGFSSDLVGDGQIVSSIEAGVPLLRVLEGWVEHRGPDDRWSFKAGLYDVNSEFDTLQTSLLFVNSAFGMGTELGASGRNGPSTFPSTSLALRGQVKLGDRVTLRAAAADGVPNDPARPRRDWIGIAGGDGALLIGEADVELGVVRLFGGGWTYTARSDDRFDAATGAAIVRQVRSNGAYVRGEAQLAGDRTRGMRGFFRLGVAGDRANLFGGFSSLGFVWRGLLASRPRDDSGIAIAYAGGSSAGRAIVRVEGGTPARGEAVIELNHRIAVADWLGVQPHVQYVVAPGLNPTFGNALVLGLRLTATIAE; encoded by the coding sequence ATGCCGAAGCTGGACGACGATATGCGGATGACGTGGGGCAGGGTGGCTTTGGCGTTGCTGGCGGTGGCACTTGCCACGCCGGCCGCGGCACAGGTCGCCGCGCCCAGCGTCGAACGCGCGCCCGGCAACGTCGAACTGCCGGAGGTCGAGGCGCGCGACCCGCTGGTTCTGCAACTGGCCTATACCGGCGATATCCTGTCGTCGGTGGCGGGCGGGCGGCGGCGCGGCACCCGCTGGATCAACAATGTCAGCGCCATCGCCAGCGCCGATCTCGACACGCTGGCCGGGCTGCCCCGTACCAACGCGCTGCTCCACGTCTTCTACAATGACGGCACCGGCTTCAGCAGCGATCTGGTCGGCGACGGGCAGATCGTGTCGAGCATCGAGGCCGGGGTCCCGCTGCTGCGCGTGCTGGAGGGCTGGGTCGAGCATCGCGGTCCCGACGATCGCTGGTCGTTCAAGGCCGGGCTGTATGACGTGAACAGCGAATTCGACACGCTCCAGACGTCGCTGCTGTTCGTCAACAGCGCATTCGGCATGGGAACCGAGCTTGGCGCCTCGGGGCGCAACGGCCCGTCGACCTTTCCCAGCACCAGCCTGGCCCTGCGCGGTCAGGTGAAGCTCGGCGACCGCGTCACCCTGCGCGCCGCCGCGGCGGACGGCGTACCGAACGATCCCGCCCGCCCGCGCCGCGACTGGATCGGCATTGCCGGCGGCGACGGCGCGCTGCTGATCGGGGAGGCGGATGTCGAACTGGGCGTGGTGCGCCTGTTCGGCGGCGGCTGGACCTATACCGCGCGCAGCGACGACCGGTTCGATGCGGCCACCGGTGCCGCCATCGTCCGGCAGGTGCGCAGCAACGGCGCCTATGTCCGCGGGGAGGCGCAACTGGCCGGCGACCGCACGCGCGGCATGCGCGGCTTCTTCCGGCTGGGCGTCGCTGGCGACCGCGCCAATCTCTTCGGTGGCTTCTCGTCGCTGGGATTTGTGTGGCGCGGGCTGCTTGCGTCGCGGCCACGCGACGACAGCGGTATCGCCATCGCCTATGCCGGGGGCAGCAGCGCCGGTCGCGCGATCGTGCGGGTCGAGGGCGGGACGCCGGCGCGCGGCGAGGCGGTGATCGAACTCAACCACCGCATCGCCGTCGCCGACTGGCTGGGGGTGCAGCCACATGTCCAATATGTCGTCGCGCCGGGACTGAACCCGACGTTCGGCAACGCGCTGGTCCTGGGGCTGCGGCTGACCGCCACGATCGCCGAATGA
- a CDS encoding DUF2842 domain-containing protein, with the protein MLTLWAIGVAMLSPMVGGWHWVLQLAFYVAAGIAWLWVLPMRRMLLWMETGRWR; encoded by the coding sequence ATGCTGACACTCTGGGCGATCGGTGTGGCGATGCTGTCGCCGATGGTCGGCGGCTGGCATTGGGTCTTGCAACTGGCGTTTTACGTCGCGGCGGGCATCGCATGGCTCTGGGTGCTGCCGATGCGGCGGATGCTGTTGTGGATGGAAACAGGCCGCTGGCGGTAG
- a CDS encoding 5-formyltetrahydrofolate cyclo-ligase, protein MTDKAGLRRELRARRRAFAATRPSLPAPSRLLIEALCPGGIVASYVPVGGEADPALFDAAVVAAGGVLAWPVVIDRESPITFHLGSTDTMADGPYGLRQPQATGDGVVPDIVLTPLVGFDSRCNRLGQGAGHYDRAFALWPDALRIGIAWSVQQVDALPRDPWDVPLHMIITETDVFLPGVPK, encoded by the coding sequence ATGACCGATAAGGCCGGCCTGCGCCGTGAATTGCGCGCGCGGCGGCGCGCCTTTGCCGCGACCCGTCCGTCGCTCCCCGCCCCGTCGCGGTTGCTGATCGAGGCGCTGTGTCCCGGCGGCATCGTCGCCAGCTATGTGCCGGTCGGTGGCGAGGCCGATCCGGCGCTGTTCGATGCGGCGGTCGTCGCGGCCGGCGGCGTGTTGGCCTGGCCGGTGGTTATCGACCGGGAATCACCGATCACCTTCCATCTTGGATCAACCGATACCATGGCCGACGGTCCGTACGGCCTGCGCCAGCCGCAGGCGACGGGCGATGGCGTGGTGCCCGACATCGTCCTGACGCCGCTGGTCGGATTCGATTCGCGCTGCAACCGGCTGGGCCAGGGGGCGGGCCATTATGACCGGGCGTTCGCGCTCTGGCCCGATGCGCTGCGAATCGGTATCGCGTGGTCGGTGCAGCAGGTCGATGCCCTGCCCCGCGACCCATGGGACGTGCCGCTGCACATGATCATTACCGAAACCGACGTCTTTCTGCCGGGAGTGCCCAAGTGA
- a CDS encoding cell division protein ZapA, translated as MGHITLTIAGRSHQVGCRDGEEPKLRALGAMLERHAPAVQHAAGGSSERTLLYIALILADQLAEREAGPAPDGTSEMLERIADRLEAVASALERTDPSA; from the coding sequence ATGGGCCATATCACGCTGACGATTGCCGGCCGCAGCCATCAGGTCGGATGCCGCGATGGCGAGGAGCCGAAGCTGCGCGCGTTGGGTGCGATGCTGGAGCGACATGCGCCGGCGGTGCAGCACGCGGCGGGCGGATCGTCGGAGCGGACATTGCTCTACATCGCGCTGATCCTGGCGGACCAGCTGGCCGAGCGCGAGGCGGGGCCGGCACCGGACGGGACGTCCGAGATGCTGGAGCGGATCGCGGATCGGCTGGAGGCGGTTGCCTCCGCCCTTGAGCGGACGGACCCCAGCGCCTAA
- the tkt gene encoding transketolase, translating to MTISQLELANAIRVLSMDAVEAANSGHPGMPMGMADVATVLWSKFLKFDPADPHWADRDRFVLSAGHGSMLIYSLLHLTGYAKPTIQDIANFRKLGSPCAGHPENFELPGIECTTGPLGQGLAMAVGMATAERHLNTVFGDDLVDHRTWVIAGDGCLMEGINHEAIGLAGHLKLGRLNVLWDDNRITIDGSTDLSTSEDVSARYAATGWHVVACDGHDFADIERALAEAAADPRPSLVRCRTVIGKGAPNKGGSHKVHGSPLGAEEILATRAALLWEHEAFHLPEALTDAWKEIGARGQSLHADWNQRLSDHADRAEFERRMANKLPDGWSLKSHIDSLIAEPKKIATRVASSLALEAINASLPETLGGSADLTPSNNTQTKAQVALTAEDYSGRYIHYGIREFGMSAAMNGMALHGGVLAYGGTFLVFADYARPAIRLSALQNAGVVYVMTHDSIGLGEDGPTHQPIEHVMSLRIIPGLDVYRPADAVETAECWELAVQRRDGPSLLALSRQNLPQLRTETSENRSAKGAYRLKAAEADRRVILIATGSEVEIAIGVAQQLEAKGIGADVVSMPCWSRFDAQDAAYREDVLPHARPDEILRVSIEAGTTIGWERYTMVDGLRFGIDRFGASAPADKLYEHFGLTADAITAKVLARLGN from the coding sequence GTGACCATATCCCAGCTCGAACTCGCCAACGCCATCCGCGTTTTGTCGATGGACGCGGTGGAGGCCGCCAATTCGGGGCATCCCGGCATGCCGATGGGCATGGCCGATGTCGCCACCGTCCTCTGGTCGAAATTCCTGAAATTCGATCCCGCCGATCCGCATTGGGCGGACCGCGACCGGTTCGTCCTGTCGGCGGGCCATGGATCGATGCTGATCTATTCGCTCCTCCACCTGACCGGCTATGCCAAGCCCACCATTCAGGACATTGCGAACTTCCGCAAGCTCGGCAGCCCGTGCGCCGGCCATCCTGAGAATTTCGAACTGCCCGGCATCGAATGCACCACCGGTCCGCTGGGGCAGGGGCTGGCGATGGCGGTCGGCATGGCCACCGCAGAGCGGCATTTGAACACCGTGTTCGGCGACGATCTGGTCGATCACCGCACCTGGGTGATCGCCGGCGACGGCTGCCTGATGGAAGGCATCAATCACGAGGCGATCGGCCTTGCCGGTCACCTGAAGCTCGGCCGCCTGAACGTCCTGTGGGACGACAACCGCATCACGATCGACGGTTCGACCGACCTGTCGACCAGCGAGGACGTATCGGCCCGCTATGCCGCGACCGGCTGGCACGTCGTCGCCTGCGACGGCCACGACTTCGCCGACATCGAACGTGCGCTCGCCGAAGCCGCCGCCGACCCGCGCCCCTCGCTGGTCCGCTGCCGCACCGTCATCGGCAAGGGCGCCCCGAACAAGGGCGGCAGCCACAAGGTCCATGGCTCGCCGCTCGGTGCCGAGGAAATCCTCGCCACCCGCGCCGCCTTGCTGTGGGAGCATGAAGCCTTCCACCTGCCCGAAGCGCTGACCGACGCGTGGAAGGAAATCGGCGCACGGGGCCAGTCGCTCCACGCCGACTGGAACCAGCGCCTGTCCGATCATGCCGATCGCGCGGAATTCGAACGCCGCATGGCCAACAAGCTGCCCGACGGCTGGTCGCTGAAGAGCCATATCGACAGCCTGATCGCCGAGCCGAAGAAGATCGCGACCCGCGTCGCATCGTCGCTGGCGCTGGAAGCGATCAACGCCTCGCTGCCCGAAACGCTCGGCGGTTCGGCGGACCTCACGCCCTCGAACAATACCCAGACCAAGGCGCAGGTCGCGCTGACGGCGGAGGATTATTCCGGTCGCTACATCCATTACGGCATCCGCGAATTCGGCATGTCGGCGGCGATGAACGGCATGGCGCTGCACGGCGGCGTGCTGGCCTATGGCGGCACCTTCCTGGTGTTCGCCGACTATGCCCGGCCGGCCATCCGCCTGTCGGCACTGCAGAATGCCGGTGTCGTCTATGTCATGACTCACGACTCGATCGGTCTGGGCGAAGACGGCCCGACGCACCAGCCGATCGAGCATGTGATGAGCCTGCGCATCATCCCCGGCCTCGACGTCTATCGCCCCGCCGATGCGGTCGAGACGGCGGAATGCTGGGAACTGGCGGTACAGCGCCGCGACGGCCCCTCGCTGCTGGCTCTGTCGCGCCAGAACCTGCCGCAGCTTCGCACCGAAACCAGCGAGAACCGCAGCGCCAAGGGTGCGTACCGCCTCAAGGCCGCCGAAGCCGACCGCCGCGTCATCCTGATCGCGACCGGGTCGGAGGTCGAGATCGCTATCGGCGTCGCGCAGCAGCTCGAAGCCAAGGGCATCGGCGCCGATGTCGTGTCGATGCCGTGCTGGTCCCGCTTCGATGCGCAGGACGCCGCCTATCGCGAGGACGTGCTGCCGCATGCCCGCCCGGACGAAATCCTGCGCGTGTCGATCGAGGCGGGCACGACCATCGGCTGGGAACGCTACACCATGGTCGACGGCCTGCGCTTCGGCATCGACCGCTTCGGCGCATCGGCCCCGGCCGACAAGCTCTACGAACATTTCGGACTGACTGCCGATGCCATCACCGCAAAGGTGCTGGCGCGGCTCGGCAACTGA
- the gap gene encoding type I glyceraldehyde-3-phosphate dehydrogenase: MTKVAINGFGRIGRLVARAILERPDSGLELVTINDLADAKSNAWLFSRDSVHGRYPGEVAAEGDDLVIDGKRIRVTAERDPANLPHKELGVELVLECTGFFTDRDSCQKHIDAGAKRVLISAPGKNVDLTVVYGVNHDKLEAGHTIVSNASCTTNCLAPVAKVLNDAIGIERGLMTTIHAYTNDQKILDQIHPDLRRARAAAMSMIPTTTGAARAVGEVLPELKGKLDGSAVRVPVPDGSLVDLTFTPKRDTTKDEVNSILKAASESGPLKGVLYFSDEPLVSIDIVHTPASSTVDSLETAVLDGKLVRVVSWYDNEWGFSNRMVDTATAMAKLG; encoded by the coding sequence ATGACGAAAGTAGCGATCAACGGGTTCGGACGCATCGGCCGTCTGGTGGCGCGCGCGATCCTCGAACGGCCCGACAGCGGGCTGGAACTGGTGACGATCAACGACCTCGCCGACGCCAAGTCGAACGCATGGCTGTTCAGCCGCGATTCGGTCCATGGCCGCTATCCGGGCGAAGTCGCCGCCGAAGGCGACGACCTGGTCATCGACGGCAAGCGCATCCGCGTCACTGCCGAGCGTGATCCGGCCAACCTGCCGCACAAGGAACTGGGCGTCGAGCTGGTCCTCGAATGCACCGGCTTCTTCACCGACCGCGACAGCTGCCAGAAGCATATCGATGCCGGTGCCAAGCGCGTGCTGATCTCGGCCCCGGGCAAGAATGTCGACCTGACCGTCGTGTACGGCGTCAACCACGACAAGCTCGAAGCCGGCCACACCATCGTGTCGAACGCTTCGTGCACCACCAACTGTCTGGCGCCGGTCGCCAAGGTGCTGAACGACGCCATCGGCATCGAACGCGGCCTGATGACCACGATCCACGCCTATACCAACGACCAGAAGATCCTCGACCAGATCCATCCGGACCTGCGCCGCGCCCGTGCCGCCGCCATGTCGATGATCCCGACCACCACCGGCGCCGCCCGCGCGGTCGGTGAAGTGCTGCCCGAACTCAAGGGCAAGCTCGACGGTTCGGCCGTCCGCGTGCCGGTGCCGGACGGCAGCCTCGTCGACCTGACCTTCACCCCGAAGCGGGACACGACCAAGGACGAAGTGAATTCGATCCTGAAGGCGGCGTCGGAATCGGGTCCGCTCAAGGGCGTGCTCTACTTCTCGGACGAGCCGCTGGTCTCGATCGACATCGTCCACACCCCCGCATCGTCGACCGTCGACAGCCTCGAGACCGCCGTGCTCGACGGCAAGCTGGTCCGCGTCGTGTCGTGGTACGACAATGAATGGGGCTTCTCGAACCGCATGGTCGACACCGCGACCGCCATGGCGAAGCTGGGCTGA
- a CDS encoding MOSC domain-containing protein translates to MAGGVLRGIARHAFSRGPIELVQTVRITVETGIDGDFRGALKPGRNKRQVSLMEVGDWAQAMTLIGHDLPWWERRANLLVENFDLPQTLGVRVRVGEVLLEITKECDPCSRMETIAEGLRAALTPDWRGGALAQVIEGGRISVGDTIRIETKPPVCAE, encoded by the coding sequence ATGGCGGGCGGTGTTCTTAGGGGGATCGCCCGCCACGCCTTTTCGCGCGGGCCGATCGAACTGGTGCAGACGGTGCGCATCACCGTCGAAACCGGCATCGACGGCGACTTTCGCGGCGCGCTGAAGCCCGGGCGGAACAAGCGGCAGGTGTCGCTGATGGAAGTCGGCGACTGGGCGCAGGCGATGACGCTGATCGGCCACGACCTGCCATGGTGGGAACGCCGCGCGAATTTGCTGGTCGAGAATTTCGACCTGCCGCAGACGCTGGGCGTACGTGTCCGCGTCGGCGAGGTGCTGCTCGAAATCACCAAGGAATGCGATCCGTGCAGCCGCATGGAGACGATCGCAGAGGGCCTGCGCGCCGCGCTGACGCCCGACTGGCGCGGCGGCGCGCTGGCGCAGGTGATCGAGGGCGGCCGGATCAGCGTCGGCGATACGATACGAATTGAAACCAAGCCGCCCGTTTGTGCTGAGTAG